From a single Poecilia reticulata strain Guanapo unplaced genomic scaffold, Guppy_female_1.0+MT scaffold_207, whole genome shotgun sequence genomic region:
- the LOC103460209 gene encoding GDP-Man:Man(3)GlcNAc(2)-PP-Dol alpha-1,2-mannosyltransferase-like produces MAGHEHHHFSLCFCDLMRLLWSLVMPCVYLSLALTLLLLLVLLGLRVWLQGRRKTRRAQDGGPAVAFFHPYCNAGGGGERVLWCSLRALMNRYPNVSFVVYTGDKGVTGEQVLEGARQRFNITLPRPVTFIFLRHRGLVEAASYPHFTLLGQSLGSMFLGVVECMAAGTIVLAHKSGGPKLDIVVPHEGRQTGFLADSEDSYAAAMEIILALTPSAKLEIKRAARESVGRFSDQEFEACFLAATEALMDQLVRSXVVYPPCDVRAFLDVPLEGEEDEDELEEGWEELGTEEDGRGGAGGETKCHSIVSVGQFRPEKDHLLQVRAFAKLLDRKGDGPGGREALRLVLIGGCRNQEDEDRVLMLRGLCQELGVSDRVDFKLNVPFDELKRELVXATIGLHTMWNEHFGIGVVECMAAGTIVLAHKSGGPKLDIVVPHEGRQTGFLM; encoded by the exons ATGGCAGGACACGAACATCACCACTTCTCTCTGTGCTTCTGCGACTTGATGAG GTTGCTGTGGTCCCTGGTGATGCCCTGCGTCTACCTCAGCCTGGCCCTgaccctgctgctgctcctggttctgctggggcTCCGCGTGTGGTTGCAGGGTCGCCGCAAGACCCGCCGCGCTCAGGACGGCGGCCCGGCTGTGGCTTTCTTCCACCCGTACTGCAACGCAGGAGGAGGCGGGGAGCGGGTGCTCTGGTGCTCCCTGAGGGCCCTCATGAACCG ATACCCCAATGTTTCCTTTGTGGTGTACACGGGGGATAAGGGAGTGACTGGTGAGCAGGTCCTGGAGGGGGCCCGGCAGCGTTTCAACATAACTCTACCCCGACCCGTCACCTTCATCTTCCTGCGTCACCGCGGCCTGGTGGAGGCCGCTTCGTACCCTCACTTCACCCTGCTGGGACAGAGCCTGGGCTCCATGTTCCTCG GAGTGGTGGAGTGCATGGCCGCAGGAACCATCGTCCTCGCCCACAAGTCAGGCGGCCCGAAGCTGGACATCGTGGTGCCGCACGAGGGYAGGCAGACGGGCTTCCTGGCGGACAGCGAGGACAGCTACGCCGCGGCCATGGAAATCATCCTGGCGCTGACGCCTTCGGCTAAGCTGGAGATAAAACGCGCAGCGCGGGAATCCGTGGGACGGTTCTCAGACCAGGAGTTCGAAGCTTGTTTCCTCGCCGCCACGGAGGCTCTGATGGATCAGCTGGTGCG AAGTANCGTGGTGTACCCGCCGTGCGACGTCAGGGCCTTCCTGGACGTCCCGCTGGAGGGGGAGGAGGACGAAGACGAGCTGGAGGAGGGCTGGGAGGAGCTGGGGACCGAAGAGGACGGGAGAGGAGGAGCGGGAGGAGAAACAAAGTGCCACTCCATTGTGTCCGTGGGTCAGTTCAGGCCGGAGAAGGACCACTTGCTACAAGTCAGAGCGTTTGCCAAGCTGCTGGACAGGAAGGGGGACGGGCCYGGGGGCCGGGAGGCGCTGCGGCTGGTGCTGATTGGCGGCTGCAGGAACCAGGAAGACGAGGACCGGGTGCTGATGCTGCGGGGCCTCTGTCAGGAGCTCGGCGTCTCCGACCGCGTCGACTTCAAGCTCAATGTTCCATTCGACGAGCTGAAGAGGGAGCTGGTGARCGCCACCATCGGGCTGCACACCATGTGGAACGAACACTTCGGCATCG GAGTGGTGGAGTGCATGGCCGCAGGAACCATCGTCCTCGCCCACAAGTCAGGCGGCCCGAAGCTGGACATCGTGGTGCCGCACGAGGGCAGGCAGACGGGCTTCCTG ATGTGA